The Paenibacillus thermoaerophilus genome includes a window with the following:
- a CDS encoding sugar phosphate isomerase/epimerase family protein: MVRFGISLYSVSRAIRGGQLTVEDAIQWIADQGAEHVEIVPAGFSLEQEPELIEVIRKKAEEAGIAISNYAVGANFITDTEEAYEEAVRKVIRHVDIAAELGVKRMRHDVASRPLDQIGIAQFERDLDRMVEACRRVADYASQYGITTSVENHGYYVQASDRVQRLVLAVDRPNFRTTLDVGNFMCADEDPVTAVQKNIGLASMVHLKDFYRRPSYRIPGEGWFQSASGNHLRGAIVGHGDIDLPEVIRVIKRSGYDGDISIEFEGLEDCLQGTKIGLANARRMWDEA; the protein is encoded by the coding sequence GTGGTTCGGTTCGGCATCAGCCTGTACAGCGTATCCCGCGCGATTCGCGGCGGACAGCTCACGGTGGAGGACGCCATTCAATGGATAGCCGATCAAGGCGCCGAGCATGTCGAGATCGTTCCGGCCGGCTTCAGTCTGGAGCAGGAGCCGGAGCTGATCGAGGTGATCCGCAAGAAGGCGGAGGAAGCGGGCATCGCCATCTCCAATTATGCGGTCGGGGCGAATTTTATCACGGATACGGAAGAGGCTTACGAGGAAGCGGTTCGGAAGGTCATCCGGCACGTGGATATCGCCGCGGAGCTCGGCGTGAAGCGGATGCGCCACGATGTCGCTTCCCGGCCGCTCGACCAGATCGGCATCGCGCAGTTCGAGCGGGATTTGGACCGCATGGTCGAAGCCTGCCGCCGCGTCGCGGATTACGCCTCGCAGTACGGCATCACGACAAGCGTGGAAAACCACGGCTATTACGTGCAGGCGAGCGACCGGGTGCAGCGGCTCGTGCTGGCGGTCGACCGTCCGAATTTCCGGACGACGTTGGACGTCGGCAATTTTATGTGCGCGGACGAAGATCCCGTGACGGCCGTCCAAAAAAATATCGGTCTCGCCTCGATGGTGCATCTCAAGGATTTTTACCGGAGACCGTCGTACCGGATCCCCGGGGAAGGCTGGTTCCAATCGGCGTCCGGCAACCACCTGCGCGGCGCGATCGTCGGCCACGGCGATATCGATCTGCCGGAAGTGATTCGCGTCATCAAGCGGTCCGGCTACGACGGGGATATCTCGATCGAGTTCGAAGGTCTGGAAGACTGCTTGCAAGGGACCAAAATCGGGCTGGCCAACGCCCGCCGCATGTGGGACGAAGCATAG
- a CDS encoding response regulator: MYYSAVIVDDEHLIRSSLSKKIGDCRNVIAVGTAANGVKCLEWLEHHYADICITDVRMPHMDGLELIRRINERYPWMTSIVVSSHDDFAYVRASLQLNAVDYVMKPVEQSVLNESIEAAVRKLRQTRKDRAVALLVKKLPHHAGMLDRWITIVQTVQMEKMHMLVVDTLEMLESWVGDNYYLLYELALVWLELVLEEIKKEKVVLELAANREPDMERKPIPRDQARLFCRLLSVWRLEEGAQQIFNVMKSVKNNATHRTVELVKQYIREHFAEKINLQDVADAVSMSRTYLANLFKQETGTTIWNYLVSVRMQHAREMLLNSSMKSYEIALRVGYENSIHFSKLFKEHYGLNPMEYKKRMLG; the protein is encoded by the coding sequence ATGTATTATAGCGCTGTCATCGTCGACGACGAGCATTTGATCCGGTCGAGCCTGTCGAAGAAGATCGGCGACTGCCGCAACGTCATCGCCGTCGGAACCGCCGCCAACGGCGTAAAATGTCTGGAATGGCTGGAGCATCATTACGCCGACATCTGCATTACGGACGTCCGCATGCCGCATATGGACGGTCTGGAATTAATCCGCCGCATTAACGAGCGGTATCCGTGGATGACCAGCATTGTCGTATCCAGCCATGACGACTTCGCGTATGTCCGCGCCAGCCTTCAACTCAACGCGGTCGATTACGTCATGAAGCCGGTCGAACAGAGCGTCTTGAACGAGTCGATCGAAGCCGCCGTGCGCAAGCTGCGGCAAACCCGCAAGGACCGCGCGGTCGCGCTGCTGGTCAAAAAACTTCCGCATCATGCCGGCATGCTGGATCGGTGGATCACGATCGTTCAAACCGTGCAGATGGAGAAGATGCACATGCTTGTCGTCGACACGCTGGAAATGCTCGAATCGTGGGTCGGCGACAACTATTATCTGTTGTACGAGCTGGCGCTCGTCTGGCTGGAGCTCGTGCTTGAGGAGATCAAGAAGGAGAAGGTCGTCCTGGAACTCGCCGCCAATCGGGAACCGGACATGGAGCGGAAGCCGATCCCGCGCGATCAGGCGAGGCTGTTTTGCCGCCTGCTGTCGGTATGGCGGCTGGAGGAAGGCGCCCAGCAAATTTTCAACGTGATGAAGTCGGTGAAAAACAACGCCACGCATCGGACGGTGGAGTTGGTCAAGCAATATATCCGGGAGCATTTCGCCGAAAAAATCAACCTGCAGGACGTGGCCGACGCCGTGTCGATGAGCCGGACGTATCTGGCCAACCTGTTCAAGCAGGAGACGGGCACAACCATCTGGAACTACCTGGTGTCCGTGCGCATGCAGCACGCGAGGGAGATGCTGCTGAACAGCTCGATGAAAAGCTACGAAATCGCGCTGCGGGTCGGCTACGAGAACAGCATCCACTTCTCGAAGCTGTTTAAAGAGCATTACGGGTTGAATCCGATGGAATACAAAAAACGCATGTTAGGCTAA
- a CDS encoding sensor histidine kinase produces MSFFNLVRNTMKWKLIVVFTALILFVVSTIGTVSYLQTSNTIKRDVQRLSDQVLKQANLNLERYLMGYTQSFLLLSFSPELEKWLQVKKDAPLDSYLYFQKIIGIYVQPFVYQYPEILSVTLYNNNGNEINYTIRHGFKKEYKFMEAGLDAFMDGNFTVDVRFSRDYVDSDGKGIEIPVITMVKKVRYGSDTGYVKLDIGLDPALTIVNELGIGNDGYGFIVEDNGKIIAHPDRSMITARLPDDLRQRIAGKENGSFFREDTHEFVLFRSIGSSEWKTVVVVPYREFARSIFFIRKFTIGIAVAALFISLMIAIGLSSSLTKRIAKLRKIIKTTARGKFDAKVEIAGSDEVAELGTAFNAMLEDLDNMVNALAESKVMQQKAVMSALQSQIDSHFLYNTLESINSLANLAGHKQIEQTTIALSKMLRYTSDYKSTVVPMREEIQHLIHYLDIMKIRLGDDFEYDIRVNPRCEEAYCLKAIMQPIAENSMKHANVPYGVPLRVCVSVDVASVEGTDYIVVRMTDNGQGFPEPKRIWMNERIKQINLSPLHHPHSNIGLLNIHFRLKMYYPHDLCAGVTLDNAEHDSGAAVEIRFPLQTHAKQEVSSHVL; encoded by the coding sequence ATGTCCTTTTTCAATCTGGTTCGGAACACCATGAAGTGGAAGCTGATCGTCGTGTTTACGGCGCTCATCTTGTTCGTCGTGTCGACGATCGGAACGGTGAGCTACTTGCAGACGTCAAATACGATCAAGCGGGATGTGCAGCGCCTCAGCGATCAGGTGCTGAAGCAGGCGAATCTGAATTTGGAACGGTATTTGATGGGGTACACGCAAAGCTTTCTGCTGCTGTCCTTTTCCCCCGAGCTGGAGAAATGGCTTCAGGTCAAAAAGGACGCGCCGCTGGATTCTTATTTGTACTTTCAGAAAATCATAGGCATCTACGTGCAGCCGTTTGTCTACCAGTATCCGGAGATTTTGTCCGTGACGCTCTATAACAACAACGGAAACGAAATCAATTATACGATCAGGCACGGGTTCAAAAAGGAATATAAGTTTATGGAAGCGGGATTGGACGCATTTATGGACGGCAACTTCACGGTGGACGTCCGATTTTCCAGGGATTACGTCGATTCGGACGGAAAGGGAATCGAGATCCCCGTGATTACGATGGTGAAAAAAGTGAGGTACGGGTCCGACACGGGGTACGTCAAGCTCGATATCGGCCTGGACCCGGCGCTGACGATCGTGAACGAGCTGGGAATCGGCAATGACGGATACGGATTTATCGTCGAAGACAACGGGAAAATTATCGCCCATCCGGACCGGTCGATGATTACGGCCCGCTTGCCGGACGATTTGCGACAGCGCATCGCGGGAAAAGAGAACGGCTCGTTTTTCCGCGAGGATACGCACGAATTCGTGTTGTTCCGGTCGATCGGATCGTCGGAGTGGAAGACCGTCGTGGTCGTGCCGTACCGGGAGTTTGCGCGAAGCATTTTTTTCATCCGCAAATTTACGATCGGCATTGCGGTTGCCGCTCTGTTCATCTCGCTGATGATCGCCATCGGCCTGTCTTCTTCGTTAACGAAACGGATCGCGAAACTGCGGAAAATCATTAAAACGACGGCGAGGGGGAAGTTCGACGCAAAAGTGGAGATCGCCGGCTCGGACGAAGTCGCGGAGCTGGGCACCGCCTTCAACGCGATGCTGGAAGATTTGGACAACATGGTGAACGCCTTGGCCGAATCGAAGGTGATGCAGCAGAAGGCGGTAATGTCCGCGCTCCAGTCGCAAATCGATTCGCACTTCCTGTACAACACGCTGGAATCGATCAATTCGCTGGCCAATCTGGCGGGCCACAAGCAAATCGAACAAACGACCATCGCGCTGTCCAAAATGCTGCGGTATACGTCGGATTACAAAAGCACCGTCGTGCCGATGCGCGAAGAGATTCAGCACTTGATTCATTATCTGGACATTATGAAAATTCGTCTGGGCGACGATTTCGAGTACGACATCCGCGTAAACCCCCGCTGCGAAGAGGCTTATTGCCTGAAAGCGATTATGCAGCCGATCGCGGAAAACAGCATGAAACACGCGAATGTCCCGTATGGCGTGCCGCTGCGCGTATGCGTAAGCGTCGACGTCGCTTCTGTCGAAGGGACGGACTATATCGTCGTGCGGATGACCGACAACGGACAAGGATTCCCGGAGCCCAAGCGCATCTGGATGAATGAGCGGATCAAGCAGATCAATTTGTCTCCCTTGCACCATCCGCATTCGAATATCGGGTTGCTCAACATCCATTTTCGCTTGAAAATGTACTACCCCCACGATCTTTGCGCAGGGGTGACTCTCGACAACGCGGAACACGATTCCGGGGCGGCGGTTGAAATCCGCTTCCCGCTGCAGACGCATGCGAAGCAGGAGGTGTCTTCCCATGTATTATAG
- a CDS encoding extracellular solute-binding protein encodes MKQTRKWLSLLTVSTMLLVTACSGSDNSGTESPSPAGTGGDAGQTAKTPTIKIYVPDLSKAVPTGNLLQDPTVKYMVEKSGVNLDINFLPNANYVDQLKLKFAAGEFPDVFMGFGLTQGDGALDNGLVMPLNDLIEQYGPNLKKNIPQYAWDAVTINGQIMGIPEPSNTPSSRLFYVRKDWMDAVGVTQVPKTSDELLEMFRKFRDGDPNKNGKKDEIAFTMREKFSWTGDMIWGMWGISPYEGIELNGEIVPGFVHPNMKKGLAFMQTMYKEGLLDSEFLVNSSSIWKQKIASGQAGSWGFTPQGGYEYHKVVQDGLPGVAVDVITIPTPRGTGYDGPVGSVIFPVNKTYLVMKSAKDPAAVVKFFDWLFSEEGQIFSELGVKGINYAEENGNYFYRESSEQEHKTEWRALFKMHAYNEKSFNARYSGIQREKMQAAIDISNKEGLTSLTMGMPAVGQNLFNLYYEFHEPAARIIVEGAPVDETWDAFIKQWRANGGQELINEMTNWYNKNKKK; translated from the coding sequence ATGAAGCAAACGAGAAAATGGCTTAGCCTGCTGACCGTCTCGACGATGCTGTTAGTCACCGCGTGCTCCGGCAGCGACAACTCGGGAACGGAGTCGCCGTCGCCCGCCGGGACGGGCGGGGATGCGGGGCAAACCGCGAAGACGCCGACCATCAAAATTTACGTTCCCGATCTGTCGAAAGCCGTGCCGACCGGGAATCTGCTGCAGGACCCGACCGTCAAATACATGGTCGAGAAGTCCGGCGTCAACCTGGACATTAACTTCCTGCCGAACGCGAACTATGTCGATCAACTGAAGCTGAAATTCGCGGCCGGCGAATTCCCGGACGTCTTCATGGGTTTCGGCCTGACGCAGGGAGATGGCGCGCTTGACAACGGTCTCGTTATGCCTCTTAACGATTTGATCGAGCAGTACGGTCCGAACCTGAAGAAAAACATCCCGCAATACGCTTGGGACGCCGTTACGATCAACGGACAAATCATGGGCATTCCGGAGCCGAGCAATACGCCTTCGTCCCGTCTGTTTTACGTCCGCAAGGACTGGATGGACGCGGTGGGCGTCACGCAGGTGCCGAAGACGTCGGACGAGTTGCTGGAGATGTTCCGGAAGTTCCGCGACGGAGACCCGAACAAGAACGGCAAAAAAGACGAAATCGCCTTTACGATGCGCGAGAAGTTTTCCTGGACCGGCGACATGATTTGGGGCATGTGGGGCATCTCCCCGTACGAAGGCATCGAATTAAACGGCGAAATCGTGCCGGGCTTCGTGCACCCGAACATGAAAAAAGGTCTCGCGTTTATGCAAACGATGTATAAGGAAGGGCTGCTCGATTCCGAATTCCTGGTGAACTCCTCATCGATCTGGAAGCAAAAAATCGCCTCCGGCCAAGCGGGTTCCTGGGGCTTCACGCCGCAAGGCGGGTACGAGTACCACAAGGTCGTCCAGGACGGACTGCCGGGCGTTGCGGTCGACGTCATTACGATCCCGACGCCGCGCGGCACCGGGTACGACGGCCCGGTCGGTTCCGTCATCTTCCCGGTGAACAAGACGTACCTGGTCATGAAAAGCGCGAAGGACCCGGCGGCTGTCGTGAAGTTCTTCGACTGGCTGTTCAGCGAAGAAGGGCAAATCTTCTCCGAGCTCGGCGTGAAAGGCATCAACTACGCGGAAGAGAACGGAAACTACTTCTACCGTGAATCGTCCGAGCAAGAGCATAAGACGGAATGGAGAGCGCTGTTCAAGATGCATGCGTACAACGAAAAGTCGTTTAACGCGCGTTACTCCGGCATCCAGCGCGAGAAAATGCAGGCGGCGATCGACATCTCCAACAAAGAGGGCCTTACGAGCTTGACGATGGGTATGCCGGCCGTCGGACAAAACTTGTTCAACTTGTACTATGAATTCCACGAGCCTGCGGCGCGAATCATCGTGGAAGGCGCTCCGGTCGACGAGACATGGGATGCGTTCATCAAGCAGTGGCGCGCCAACGGAGGTCAAGAGCTGATCAACGAAATGACGAACTGGTACAACAAAAACAAAAAGAAATAA
- a CDS encoding carbohydrate ABC transporter permease, translating into MKIKTSFGEKCFDIANTAFLLLACLLVILPLMHVVAGSLSETNALIHSQVKLWPVGFNLDNYILVFKNTTFWRSFGVTLFVVVVGTMINMVLTVLTAYPLSKPYLKGRRPFMLYIIFTMIFQAPMIPTYLLVKALDMLNTIWALIIPGALSAFNLILCITFFRSLPEELFEAARVDGMSEYRIVWRITMPLSLPIVVTLLLFYAVAHWNNYYSALLYITDAKLRPLQMYLYMLLAQYDTSDARSFMSTITTWDVSPQGLQMATIIVATVPILLIYPFVQKHFIKGAMLGSLKE; encoded by the coding sequence ATGAAAATCAAAACATCGTTCGGCGAAAAATGCTTCGATATCGCGAACACGGCGTTTTTGCTGCTCGCCTGCCTGCTTGTCATCTTGCCGCTGATGCATGTCGTCGCGGGATCGCTCAGCGAGACGAACGCGCTGATTCATTCGCAGGTCAAGCTGTGGCCGGTCGGCTTCAACTTGGATAACTACATCCTCGTGTTTAAAAATACGACGTTCTGGAGATCGTTCGGCGTCACGTTGTTCGTCGTCGTCGTCGGCACGATGATCAATATGGTGCTGACGGTGTTGACGGCCTATCCGCTGTCGAAGCCGTACTTGAAAGGGCGGCGCCCGTTTATGCTGTACATCATCTTCACGATGATTTTCCAGGCGCCGATGATCCCGACGTATTTGCTCGTGAAAGCGCTTGATATGCTCAATACGATTTGGGCGCTGATTATTCCGGGGGCGCTCAGCGCGTTTAACCTGATTTTGTGCATTACGTTTTTCCGGTCGCTGCCCGAGGAGCTGTTCGAGGCGGCGCGCGTGGACGGCATGTCCGAATACCGCATCGTGTGGCGGATTACGATGCCGCTGTCGCTGCCGATCGTGGTGACGCTGCTGCTGTTTTACGCCGTGGCGCATTGGAACAATTACTACTCGGCGCTGCTGTACATTACGGACGCGAAGTTGCGGCCGCTTCAAATGTACTTGTACATGCTTCTCGCCCAATACGACACGAGCGATGCCCGGTCGTTCATGAGCACGATCACGACATGGGACGTGTCGCCGCAGGGCTTGCAGATGGCGACGATCATCGTGGCCACCGTGCCGATTCTGCTCATCTATCCGTTCGTGCAGAAGCATTTCATCAAAGGCGCGATGCTCGGCTCGTTAAAAGAGTGA
- a CDS encoding ABC transporter permease, translating into MNTQTTTAAVPKAAPQAGFVRTLKFVVRHRALYFMLAPGMLYFLVFKYVPLLGSVIAFQDYNIFKGFLESEWVGFKWFEEFFTYPNLKRLIVNTLLISFYQILFAFPAPILLAVLLNEVRNMAFKRFVQTVVYLPHFLSWTIVFGFVYMLLSVQTGLVNQAIQAMGGEPVSFLQKAEYFRTIIIASGIWKEMGWSAIIFLAAIAGISPSLYEAARIDGANRWKQFVHVTLPGLLPAIMILLLLKIGHIMDLGFEQIYLFLNPLTLSTGDVLDTYAYRAGILGGKYSLTTAIGLFKSVIGFLLLVVANRASKATTGEGIY; encoded by the coding sequence ATGAATACGCAAACGACAACCGCAGCCGTGCCGAAGGCAGCACCCCAAGCCGGATTCGTCCGAACGTTAAAGTTCGTCGTCCGCCACCGCGCCTTGTACTTCATGCTTGCGCCCGGCATGCTGTATTTTCTCGTTTTCAAATACGTCCCGTTGCTGGGCAGCGTCATCGCCTTCCAAGACTACAACATTTTCAAAGGGTTCCTGGAGAGCGAATGGGTGGGCTTCAAATGGTTCGAAGAGTTTTTCACGTACCCGAACCTGAAGCGGCTGATCGTCAACACGCTGCTCATCAGCTTTTATCAGATATTGTTCGCGTTTCCGGCGCCGATCCTGCTCGCGGTGCTGCTGAACGAAGTGCGGAACATGGCGTTCAAACGCTTCGTGCAAACGGTCGTGTACTTGCCGCATTTCCTGTCGTGGACGATCGTGTTCGGATTCGTGTACATGCTCCTGTCCGTGCAGACCGGCTTGGTGAACCAGGCGATTCAGGCGATGGGCGGCGAACCGGTCAGCTTTCTCCAGAAGGCCGAGTATTTCCGGACGATCATCATTGCGAGCGGCATCTGGAAAGAGATGGGCTGGAGCGCGATCATATTCCTCGCCGCCATCGCGGGCATCAGCCCTTCGCTTTACGAAGCGGCGAGAATCGACGGGGCGAACCGGTGGAAGCAATTCGTGCACGTCACGCTGCCGGGCCTATTGCCCGCCATCATGATTTTGCTGCTGCTGAAAATCGGCCATATCATGGATCTCGGCTTCGAGCAAATTTACCTGTTCCTGAATCCGCTTACGCTCAGCACCGGCGACGTTCTCGACACGTACGCGTACCGCGCCGGCATTCTCGGCGGGAAATACAGCCTGACGACCGCCATCGGATTGTTCAAATCCGTTATCGGATTCCTGCTTCTCGTCGTTGCCAATCGGGCCAGCAAAGCCACGACCGGCGAAGGGATTTATTAA
- a CDS encoding WD40 repeat domain-containing protein, whose amino-acid sequence MNNRLERVRPGPPVDLGEVVVARLGQAACIGTRCDGSPELYIAANGAPATFYAVDLRDGSVRYAFPIPHSEAVWGMTLAPDGFVYFSGTEDGMLYRYLPEERRTEALGVSPADPWVWDIASSPDGCVYGATYPNAKAFEYDPKRGTFRDLGRMSEDQFYVRGIAATERFVYAGIGSEMRLVRWDRRTGERRELRLEGYSGRQGFVDRIWPAEDGSILFVSVDQAEVLVYEPEAERILNRFAANDFVSPASPADGAYYFVSEGALYAYSPESNAAAKQAALPSSPDQPKIKCMRWIAEQDGSFRLAIVTAHADYMLYDPVTKSVTEGRTQIPAKPVQLQSLESDGAGKLYIGGYHRSLTIYDTATRRVELSIPNFPQIEGIGFSNGKAYFGTYTKARVFRYDPEREAAPGSSPSSNPAFLFAVGHHQDRPFAIASGGGKVYIGTIADYGLLTGAIAVYDEESGEHEVFPGIVPNQSVVGLAYRDGLLYGGTTNWGGFGVEPSETEAKLFVWDVRSRKLLHSFTPDIPGIDMPPRMIGELSFGPDGLLWGAVDGTIFAMEPDGLRVVKSKTICPSEYKYSHIRPYFLRWGPQGLLVTTLARKLIVIDPQTLDHAIWDETPLALMTVGADGRVYYNAGSHLMMREVIFD is encoded by the coding sequence ATGAATAACCGTCTCGAACGGGTTCGTCCCGGTCCTCCCGTCGACTTGGGGGAGGTGGTCGTCGCCCGCCTCGGACAAGCGGCATGCATCGGCACGAGGTGCGACGGCTCGCCTGAGCTGTATATCGCGGCCAACGGCGCGCCGGCGACGTTTTACGCCGTCGATCTGCGCGACGGATCGGTGCGGTACGCGTTCCCGATCCCGCATTCGGAGGCGGTGTGGGGCATGACGCTCGCGCCGGACGGATTCGTCTATTTCTCCGGCACCGAAGACGGCATGCTGTACCGGTATTTGCCGGAGGAGCGGCGGACGGAAGCGTTGGGCGTCTCGCCGGCCGATCCGTGGGTCTGGGACATCGCATCGTCTCCGGACGGATGCGTGTACGGGGCCACGTATCCGAACGCCAAAGCGTTCGAATACGACCCGAAGCGCGGGACGTTCCGCGACCTCGGGCGCATGTCGGAGGATCAGTTTTACGTTCGGGGGATCGCGGCGACGGAGCGCTTCGTGTACGCGGGCATAGGAAGCGAGATGCGTCTCGTGCGTTGGGACCGCCGGACCGGAGAACGCCGCGAACTCCGGCTCGAAGGATACTCCGGGCGGCAAGGCTTTGTCGACCGCATCTGGCCGGCCGAAGACGGGAGCATCCTGTTCGTGTCCGTCGACCAAGCCGAAGTGCTCGTGTACGAGCCGGAGGCGGAGCGCATCCTCAACCGGTTCGCCGCCAACGACTTCGTAAGTCCGGCTTCTCCCGCGGACGGAGCCTATTATTTCGTCTCGGAAGGCGCGCTGTACGCCTACTCGCCGGAGTCGAACGCCGCCGCGAAGCAAGCCGCGCTTCCGTCCTCTCCCGACCAGCCGAAAATCAAGTGCATGCGTTGGATCGCGGAGCAGGACGGCTCGTTCCGTCTCGCGATCGTGACCGCCCATGCGGATTATATGCTCTACGACCCCGTCACGAAGTCGGTCACTGAAGGGCGTACGCAAATTCCGGCGAAGCCGGTTCAGTTGCAGTCGCTGGAAAGCGACGGCGCCGGGAAGCTGTATATCGGCGGCTATCACCGAAGCCTTACGATTTACGACACCGCAACGCGCCGCGTCGAACTCAGCATCCCGAACTTCCCCCAGATCGAAGGCATCGGCTTTTCGAACGGCAAGGCGTACTTCGGCACTTATACGAAAGCGAGAGTGTTCCGGTACGATCCCGAACGGGAAGCGGCGCCCGGGTCTTCGCCGTCGTCCAATCCGGCGTTCCTGTTCGCCGTCGGCCACCATCAGGACCGGCCGTTCGCCATCGCGTCCGGCGGCGGCAAGGTGTATATCGGCACGATCGCCGATTACGGGCTGCTCACCGGGGCGATCGCCGTATACGACGAGGAGAGCGGCGAGCACGAAGTGTTCCCGGGCATCGTGCCGAACCAGAGCGTCGTCGGCCTCGCTTACCGGGACGGGCTGCTGTACGGCGGCACGACCAACTGGGGCGGCTTCGGCGTCGAGCCGTCGGAGACGGAGGCGAAGCTGTTCGTATGGGATGTGCGGTCGCGGAAGCTGCTGCATTCGTTTACGCCCGACATTCCGGGGATCGACATGCCGCCCCGCATGATCGGCGAGCTTTCGTTCGGCCCGGACGGCTTGCTGTGGGGCGCGGTCGACGGCACGATTTTCGCCATGGAACCGGACGGCTTGCGCGTCGTGAAAAGCAAAACCATTTGTCCGAGCGAATACAAGTACAGCCATATTCGTCCTTATTTCTTGCGGTGGGGGCCGCAAGGCCTGTTGGTCACGACGCTGGCGCGCAAGCTGATCGTGATCGATCCGCAGACGCTCGACCACGCGATCTGGGACGAGACGCCGCTTGCGCTGATGACCGTGGGCGCCGACGGCCGCGTGTATTACAACGCCGGTTCGCATTTGATGATGAGGGAAGTGATCTTCGACTGA
- a CDS encoding Gfo/Idh/MocA family protein gives MSSINIGVIGAGTISEFHLNAYKANPEAVIYAICDQNAERARGKAELYGAAKVYTDYRELLADPNVHAVSVCTWNDSHAEISIAALRAGKQVLVEKPMTKTVEEALRVQEAVEQTGNVLQVGFVRRFATNVTVAKTFIEQGELGDIYYAKASLLRRLGNPGGWFADKTRSGGGPLIDLGVHMIDLCWYLMGKPKVHSIKGHTYDKLGNRAHIQNINQYKAADWSPDVNTVEDLANALIRFENGASLFVDASFTLHAKKNEIRAVLYGDNGGVEVEPELLFVSEKHNTLLNITPEIQHRTFDFENAFQREIDHFVMCAKTGRKPISPVEDGTEIMKMLCGVYASAESGKEIVYE, from the coding sequence ATGTCGTCGATCAACATCGGAGTGATCGGAGCGGGCACGATATCGGAGTTTCACCTCAATGCGTACAAAGCGAACCCGGAAGCCGTCATATACGCCATCTGCGATCAGAACGCGGAGCGGGCCCGCGGCAAAGCGGAGCTGTACGGGGCCGCCAAGGTCTATACCGATTACCGGGAACTTCTCGCCGACCCGAACGTCCATGCCGTCAGCGTCTGCACGTGGAACGATTCGCACGCCGAAATCAGCATCGCCGCCTTGCGCGCGGGCAAACAGGTGCTGGTCGAAAAGCCGATGACGAAGACGGTCGAGGAGGCCCTTCGCGTGCAGGAGGCCGTCGAGCAGACCGGCAACGTCCTTCAAGTCGGCTTCGTGCGGCGCTTCGCCACGAACGTGACCGTCGCCAAAACGTTTATCGAGCAAGGGGAGCTCGGCGACATTTATTACGCCAAAGCGTCCTTGCTCCGCAGGCTCGGCAATCCCGGCGGCTGGTTCGCGGATAAAACCCGTTCCGGCGGCGGACCCCTGATCGATCTGGGCGTCCATATGATCGACCTGTGCTGGTATCTGATGGGCAAGCCGAAGGTGCATTCCATCAAAGGCCATACGTACGACAAGCTCGGCAACCGGGCCCATATTCAAAACATCAACCAATACAAAGCGGCGGACTGGAGTCCGGACGTGAACACGGTCGAGGATTTGGCGAACGCGCTGATCCGGTTCGAGAACGGCGCTTCGCTCTTCGTGGACGCGAGCTTCACGCTCCATGCGAAGAAAAACGAAATTCGCGCGGTGCTGTACGGGGACAATGGCGGGGTGGAGGTCGAGCCGGAGCTGCTGTTCGTCTCCGAAAAGCACAATACGCTGCTGAATATAACGCCGGAAATCCAGCACCGGACCTTCGATTTCGAAAACGCGTTCCAGCGGGAAATCGACCATTTCGTCATGTGTGCCAAGACGGGCCGCAAGCCGATCAGCCCGGTGGAGGACGGAACGGAGATCATGAAGATGCTGTGCGGCGTGTACGCGTCGGCGGAGTCGGGGAAGGAAATCGTGTATGAATAA